A single Xenopus laevis strain J_2021 chromosome 3S, Xenopus_laevis_v10.1, whole genome shotgun sequence DNA region contains:
- the c19orf53.S gene encoding leydig cell tumor 10 kDa protein homolog, producing the protein MAQGAVKGKAKPKKPAKKSVPMRKGGRVIAPKKSRIIHQQKLKKNLEVEIRKKIEHEVTQKASSNMPKKLALLKAPDQGKKDKGGVAGGSKA; encoded by the exons ATGGCACAGGGGGCTGTAAAAGGCAAAGCTAAGCCCAAGAAACCTGCCAAAAAGTCCGTGCCCATGAGGAAAGGAG GCCGGGTTATTGCACCAAAGAAATCCCGCATTATCCATCAACAGAAGCTCAAGAAG AACCTGGAAGTTGAGATCCGGAAGAAGATTGAGCATGAGGTGACCCAGAAGGCGAGTTCCAACATGCCCAAGAAACTGGCGCTGCTCAAGGCCCCAGACCAGGGCAAGAAGGATAAAGGGGGCGTGGCCGGAGGAAGCAAGGCTTGA